Proteins encoded together in one Labrus mixtus chromosome 18, fLabMix1.1, whole genome shotgun sequence window:
- the klhdc2 gene encoding kelch domain-containing protein 2 yields the protein MAEIEAEMEEDMGDAPAREDDNDSDGDGDGDGDEDDRLFAWMVNDDMDEEDEEEDDEEEVEDEQPLDTEASESFELDSPAERSGHIAVIDRNIMYVWGGYKNAQNHGFFDLYLPRNEIWTYNMESGVWTKHAAGGNLHTSMSGSCGVCVDGVLYLFGGHHARGNTNRIYRLPLRAPSLVWEEMRDLKGMPPSCKDKLGCWVQRNRLIFFGGYGYSAQGSHRGTFEYDESSSLVWDSPGRGWNNHVHILDLETSTWSQPITTGNTPSPRAAHACATVGNRGYVFGGRYKNYRLNDLYYIDLDTWEWHEMSVPQQGPVGRSWHSFTPVSPDHIFLFGGFTTERETLSDAWLYYVSKNEWKPFKHHHTERPRLWHSACSGPDGEVFVFGGCANNLLSHQRAAHSNELLVFNVQPKSLVRFCMEAILQHRERLSSYWDCLPKHLLHSLKLRMSRVNTLGS from the exons ATGGCAGAGATAGaggcagagatggaggaggacaTGGGCGACGCGCCAGCCAGAGAGGATGACAACGACTCGGATGGAGATGGAGACGGGGACGGGGATGAAGACGACAGGCTGTTTGCGTGGATGGTGAATGACGACATGgatgaggaggacgaggaggaggacgatgaagaGGAGGTAGAGGATGAGCAGCCCTTGGACACAGAAGCGTCCGAGTCGTTTGAGTTGGACTCCCCAGCCGAGCGCAGTGGTCATATAGCAGTTATTGACAGAAACATAATGTATGTGTGGGGTGGATACAAG AACGCCCAAAACCACGGATTCTTTGACCTTTATTTACCAAGAAATGAGATCTGGACGTACAACATGGAATCAGGAGTgtg GACAAAGCATGCAGCTGGAGGAAACCTGCACACATCCATGTCAGGCAGCTGTGGGGTGTGCGTCGATGGAGTCCTCTACCTATTTGGAGGTCATCACGCCAggggaaacacaaacagg ATCTACCGCCTCCCCCTGAGAGCTCCAAGCCTCGTTTGGGAGGAAATGAGAGATCTGAAGGGAATGCCTCCGTCCTGCAAGGATAAGCTCGGGTGCTGGGTTCAGAGGAACAG aCTCATATTCTTCGGCGGCTATGGCTACTCCGCACAGGGATCTCATCGAGGGACTTTCGAGTACGATGAATCCTCCTCACTCGTG TGGGACAGCCCTGGGCGAGGCTGGAACAACCACGTTCACATCCTGGACCTGGAAACATCAACATGGAGTCAGCCGATCACCACG GGAAACACGCCGTCGCCCAGAGCAGCTCACGCCTGCGCCACCGTCGGTAACAGAGGCTACGTGTTTGGCGGACGATACAAG AACTACCGGCTAAACGACCTGTACTACATCGACCTGGACACGTGGGAGTGGCATGAAAT GAGCGTTCCTCAGCAGGGTCCCGTCGGCCGCTCTTGGCACTCCTTCACCCCCGTGTCGCCGGACCACATCTTCCTATTCGGAGGTTTCACCACAGAAAGAGAAACGCTGA GCGATGCGTGGCTCTACTACGTGAGCAAAAATGAATGGAAGCCTTTCAAACACCATCACACGGAGAGGCCGAG gctgtGGCACTCGGCGTGCTCGGGTCCTGACGGcgaggtgtttgtgtttggaggaTGTGCCAACAACCTGCTGTCTCATCAAAGAGCT GCTCACAGCAACGAGCTCCTGGTGTTCAACGTTCAGCCCAAATCTCTCGTGAG GTTCTGCATGGAGGCCATCCTGCAGCACAGGGAGCGCTTGTCGAGTTACTGGGACTGCTTACCCAAACACCTCCTGCACAGCCTCAAACTGAGGATGTCACGGGTCAACACACTGGGCTCCTAG
- the pole2 gene encoding DNA polymerase epsilon subunit 2, which produces MDVSRKIKTKVSAGFKMRGLILRPEASRYLVEVLESVSASELDDIIDKVLDAVEKQPLSSSMIELSVVESAVQDCTQSCDETIDNVFNIIGAYDVPRYIYSVERKKFVPISMTSHPAPSLCGVAKDKAELFRERYTILQQRTHRHELFTPPAIGAAVEEGQNKFQLKTIEALLGSTAKLGEVIVLGMVTQLKEGKYYLEDLSGTVQLDMSKAQFHNGLYTESCFVLAEGWYEDSVFHVNGFGFPPTEPSSGTRAYYGNINFFGGPSTTSVKASAKLKQLEEENEDAMFVIVSDVWLDSVEVMEKINLMFSGYATMPPTCFIFCGNFSSTPYGKTQIKSLKESLKALADAICSYPSIHSSSRFVFVPGPEDPGPGTILPRPPLADHITEEFRQRVPFSVFTTNPCRIQYCSQEIVIIREDLVNKMCRNCVRLPNNNLDIPNHFVKTILSQGHLTPLPLYVSPVFWAYDYSLRVYPVPDVIIFADKYDPFSITNVDCLCVNPGSFPRSGFTFKVYYPSSRTVEDSKLQGL; this is translated from the exons ATGGACGTGTCTCGCAAAATAAAGACGAAAGTGTCCGCCGGCTTCAAGATGCGGGGACTTATACTACGGCC GGAAGCCAGCAGATACCTCGTGGAGGTGCTCGAGTCCGTCAGCGCGTCTGAACTGGATGACATTATCGATAAGGTGCTGGATGCAGTGGAGAAACAACCAC TGTCCTCCAGTATGATAGAGCTGTCTGTGGTGGAAAGTGCTGTGCAGGATTGCACTCAGTCTTGTGATGAAACCAT AGATAATGTTTTTAACATCATTGGAGCCTACGATGTGCCCAGATACATTTACAGTGTGGAGCGGAAGAAGTTTGTACC CATTAGTATGACGAGTCATCCAGCCCCCAGTCTGTGTGGTGTGGCCAAAGACAAAGCTGAACTCTTCAGGGAGCGCTACACCATCTTACAACAG CGTACACATCGACACGAGCTCTTCACCCCTCCTGCAATCGGAGCCGCTGTAGAAGAGGGTCAAAACAAATTTCAG CTGAAAACAATTGAAGCGCTGCTGGGCAGCACGGCTAAACTGGGAGAGGTGATTGTACTGGGGATGGTCACACAACTCAAAGAG GGTAAATATTACCTTGAGGACCTGAGCGGAACAGTTCAGCTGGACATGTCTAAAGCA CAGTTTCACAACGGCCTGTACACAGAGTCCTGCTTTGTCCTGGCAGAGG GTTGGTATGAGGACTCGGTTTTCCACGTTAATGGCTTTGGGTTCCCGCCAACAGAGCCGTCATCGGGCACAAG agcatACTACGGCAACATAAACTTCTTTGGGGGTCCCTCGACCACCTCTGTGAAGGCCTCAGCCAAGctgaagcagctggaggaggagaacgaggaCGCCATGTTCGTCATTGTTTCCGACGTCTGGTTGGACAGCGTTGAAGTGATGGAGAAGATTAACTTAATGTTCTCAG GCTATGCTACAATGCCGCCCACGTGTTTCATATTCTGTGGTAACTTCTCCTCCACCCCGTACgggaaaacacaaatcaaatcacTCAAAG aatcGTTGAAGGCCCTTGCTGATGCCATATGTTCATATCCCAGCATTCACAGCAG TAGTCGCTTTGTGTTTGTCCCCGGCCCTGAGGACCCCGGTCCAGGCACCATCCTGCCACG GCCTCCCTTGGCAGATCACATCACAGAGGAGTTCAGACAGAGGGTGCCATTTTCTGTGTTCACTACCAACCCATGCAG GATTCAGTACTGCAGCCAGGAAATCGTCATTATCAGGGAAGACCTGGTCAACAAGATGTGCAGGAACTGTGTCAGGTTGCCCAATAACAATCTTGACATTCCAAACCAT TTTGTTAAGACCATCCTGTCCCAGGGTCACTTGACTCCCCTGCCTCTGTACGTCAGTCCTGTATTCTGGGCGTACGACTACTCCCTACGCGTCTACCCAGTCCCCGATGTCATCATATTTGCAGACAAATACGACCCCTTCAGCATCACAAACGTGGACTGCCTCTGTGTCAACCCG GGCTCATTCCCCAGGAGCGGTTTCACATTTAAGGTGTACTATCCATCCAGCAGAACCGTTGAGGACAG CAAACTTCAGGGACTCTAA
- the LOC132992744 gene encoding kelch domain-containing protein 1 — MDSAFERHCLELVARERSGHTAVVEDSLLYVWGGYMSVADDEVFLPNDEIWAYDLEQGSWKVFHMPGEVPPSMSGTCSCSLDGHMYIFGGCDDFGQTNQIYCVNLTDGKYTWRKITHQVGSAPSPRDKLSSWVYKGRIVYFGGYGHKLLTDVDSRNRSFIVDEASSVEDIFWGWNNEVHIFDPMHSSWSQPQTHGRAPAPRAAHASATIGRRGYICGGRVMETRTNDIHCLDLESWTWSEIVPLSSAPVGRSWHTLTAVSDNGLFLFGGLSVDCKPMSDGWLFDVETKTWREVEHPFKTKPRLWHSACPGKDSDVIVFGGSCDYILLVDTGHCNDALVFQTQPYPLFRICVDYIAKSARNSEPLRHQLPLLPPKLLTAVQTRTCFYRPSKKQKSESP; from the exons ATGGATTCCGCTTTTGAGAGGCACTGCTTGGAGCTGGTGGCCCGGGAGAGGAGCGGACACACGGCCGTGGTGGAGGACAGCCTGCTGTATGTGTGGGGGGGATACATG TCAGTCGCTGATGATGAAGTGTTCCTACCCAATGATGAAATCTGGGCGTACGACCTCGAACAAGGCTCATG gaAAGTGTTTCACATGCCAGGGGAAGTCCCTCCCTCCATGTCTGGGACCTGCAGCTGCTCCCTGGATGGTCACATGTACATATTTGGAGGCTGCGATGACTTCGGACAGACCAATCAG ATCTATTGTGTCAACCTGACAGACGGCAAATACACATGGAGGAAGATCACGCACCAGGTTGGCTCGGCTCCCTCACCTCGAGACAAACTGTCCTCCTGGGTTTACAAAGGAAG GATCGTCTACTTTGGAGGATACGGTCACAAACTGCTGACCGACGTGGACAGCAGGAACAGAAGCTTCATTGTGGATGAAGCATCATCA GTAGAAGACATTTTCTGGGGATGGAACAACGAGGTTCATATATTTGACCCCATGCATTCCAGCTGGAGTCAACCGCAGACCCAT ggtcGCGCTCCCGCCCCGAGAGCTGCTCATGCCAGCGCCACGATTGGACGCAGAGGGTATATCTGTGGAGGCCGAGTCATG GAGACCAGGACGAACGACATCCACTGCCTTGACCTTGAATCGTGGACGTGGTCAGAAAT agTCCCGCTGTCGAGCGCTCCGGTGGGCAGGTCGTGGCACACGCTCACCGCCGTATCAGACAACGGCTTGTTCCTGTTTGGCGGTCTCAGCGTGGACTGCAAACCAATGA GTGACGGCTGGTTGTTTGATGTGGAAACAAAGACGTGGAGAGAAGTGGAGCATCCCTTTAAGACGAAGCCGAG GCTGTGGCACTCGGCATGTCCAGGCAAAGACTCTGATGTGATCGTGTTCGGTGGAAGCTGTGACTACATCCTCCTTGTGGACACT GGTCACTGCAACGATGCACTTGTCTTCCAGACGCAGCCGTATCCTCTATTCAG GATCTGTGTGGATTACATCGCAAAGAGCGCGAGGAACTCAGAGCCCCTCCGACATCAGCTGCCTCTCCTGCCGCCCAAACTCCTGACGGCAGTCCAGACGAGGACGTGTTTCTACAGGCCGTCGAAGAAGCAGAAATCGGAGTCACCGTGA
- the LOC132992747 gene encoding uncharacterized protein LOC132992747: MGSGTSRGKRVAPACVSEVNVAKAAGASPKQDSRAFKPLKIHGILRNARNRAQPDSHSEGHDSDFSREDDDVDAELDTVLADYDERDRASVKRDLPKKAAMRSKTYGLCHFRQDDEEEDFSPKDVTKRSNDAVTHFRKNTPAAACQQHGFLTGDTLLDSVPTSGQQPTFGTCHSSSHPMPVILYDGSEEELMDTIVREFS, translated from the exons ATGGGCAGCGGGACAAGCCGAGGGAAGAGAGTAGCACCTGCGTGCGTCAGTGAGGTGAACGTGGCCAAAGCAGCCGGCGCGTCGCCCAAACAGGACAGCCGCGCGTTCAAGCCTCTCAAGATCCACGGCATTTTGCGAAACGCGCGCAACCGTGCGCAACCGGACAGCCACAGCGAGGGGCACGACTCCGACTTCTCCCGAGAGGACGATGACGTCGACGCAGAGCTGGACACGGTGCTCGCGGATTACGACGAGCGAGACAGAGCTTCCGTTAAGAGAGATCTTCCAAAGAAGGCCGCGATGAGGTCCAAAACATACGGACTGTGTCACTTCAGACAGgacgatgaagaggaggactTCAGCCCGAAAGACGTAACCAAGAGGAGCAACGACGCTGTCACACACTTCAGAAAAAACACACCTGCGGCAGCCTGTCAGCAACAC ggcTTTCTGACAGGAGACACTTTGCTGGACTCTGTTCCCACATCAGGACAACAACC GACTTTTGGCACCTGCCACAGCTCCTCTCATCCCATGCCGGTCATCCTGTACGATGGATCAGAAGAAGAGCTGATGGACACTATTGTCAGAGAGTTTagttga